A stretch of DNA from Meiothermus cerbereus DSM 11376:
GTTCAAAGTGTTCCCGGCTGTCTTTGTGCTTGAAAGGGCCCCGCAACACAGTGAAGCGGCGGATACGGGTCGGCAGCGGCACCGGGCCGGAAACCTGCGCACCGCTACGGCGGGCCGTCTCCACAATTTTGGCCGCCGAAGCGTCCAAGCTCTTGTGGTCGAAGCCCCGAAGTTTGATACGAATCTTTGGCATTCAGGGCCTCCCTTACTCGATAATCTTAGCCACCACACCAGCGCCCACAGTGCGACCGCCTTCACGGATGGCGAAGCGCAGACCTTCCTCCATGGCGATGGGCTTGATCAGCTCCACCGTAAAGGTGACGTTGTCACCCGGCATCACCATCTCTACCCCTTTGGGCAGCTCCACCACCCCGGTCACATCGGTGGTGCGGAAGTAGAACTGCGGACGGTAGTTGTTGAAGAAGCCGGTGTGACGTCCACCCTCTTCCTTCTTCAGGATGTACACCGAGGCCTCGAACTTGGTGTGCGGCGTGACGCTGCCGGGCTTGGCCAGCACCTGGCCCCGCTCCACGTCTTCACGGCTCACCCCGCGCAGCAGCAGGCCCACGTTGTCCCCGGCAATCCCTTCGGTCAGGGTCTTGCGGTGCATCTCCACCCCGGTCACCACCGTCTTCTGGGTATCCCGCAGACCCACAATCTCCACTTCCTCACCGGTCTTGATGCGGCCCCGCTCAATACGGCCCGTGGCCACCGTACCGCGACCGGTAATGGTAAAGACGTCTTCCACCGGCATCAGGAAGGGCTTGTCC
This window harbors:
- the rpsJ gene encoding 30S ribosomal protein S10, translated to MPKIRIKLRGFDHKSLDASAAKIVETARRSGAQVSGPVPLPTRIRRFTVLRGPFKHKDSREHFELRTHNRLVDISDPTPKTIEGLRNLDLPTGVEIELKMLGGR
- the tuf gene encoding elongation factor Tu, translated to AILVVSGTDGPMPQTREHILLSRQVGVPYIIVFLNKIDMVDDPELLDLVEMEIRDLLNQYEFPGDDTPIIRGSGLKALEHMMANPKTQRGENEWVDRIWELLDAIDSYIPTPQRDVDKPFLMPVEDVFTITGRGTVATGRIERGRIKTGEEVEIVGLRDTQKTVVTGVEMHRKTLTEGIAGDNVGLLLRGVSREDVERGQVLAKPGSVTPHTKFEASVYILKKEEGGRHTGFFNNYRPQFYFRTTDVTGVVELPKGVEMVMPGDNVTFTVELIKPIAMEEGLRFAIREGGRTVGAGVVAKIIE